AGCAAACCGGTAGGGGAACACCCCCAGCCGCTGCCAGAAAAAAAGCGGCCCGGAGGCCGCTCGTGTCTGCTACGCGCTGAAGCGCCGTCAGAACTGCTCCGCCGCCAGCGCATTGACCGGCGCAGCACCGCCGACGACGGCATCGCGCAGCGCCGTTGCCTGCGACAGGATGTGCTGTGCGAAGAAATGCGCGGTGGCGATCTTGGCGTCGTGGAAGTTCGGATCCTCGGCCCGTTTCGCCTCCGCGGCCAGCATCGCCCGGCCCAGCTGCCAGCCCGAGAACACGATGCCGCACAGCTTCAGGTACGGCACGCTGCCGGCGAACACGGCATTCGGGTCCGACTTGGCATTGGCCACCACGAACTCGACCACCGCTTCCAGCGCCGCGCGGCCATTGGCCAGTTGCGCCTGGACCGCGGTAAAGGCAGCGCCGCCATGCTTGGCCAGCGCGGCCTCGGTCTCGGCGATCTGCGCGCAGATCGCGCGCGCCACCGCGCCGCCGTCACGCACGGTCTTGCGGCCGACCAGGTCGTTGGCCTGGATGGCGGTCGTGCCTTCGTAGATCGGCAGGATGCGGGCGTCGCGGTAGTGCTGCGCCGCGCCGGTTTCCTCGATAAAGCCCATGCCGCCATGCACCTGCACGCCGAGGCTGGTGACGTCGATCGACAGCTCGGTGCTCCAGCCCTTGACCACCGGCACCAGGAATTCATAGAACGCCTGGTTCTGCTTGCGCACGGCTTCGTCCGGATGCTGGTGAGCGGTGTCGCTGGCGGCGGCCGCCACGTAGGCGACGGCGCGGGCGCCTTCGGTCAGCGCGCGCATCGTCATCAGCATGCGCTTGACGTCGGGGTGGTGGATGATGGCGACGGCTTCGCGCGCCGAGCCATCGACCGGGCGGCTTTGCACGCGCTCGCGCGCATACGCCACGGCCTGCTGGTAGGCACGCTCGGACACCGCGACGCCCTGCATGCCGACCGCGAAGCGCGCCGAGTTCATCATGATGAACATGTACTCCAGGCCGCGGTTCTCCTCGCCCACCAGCGTGCCGATGGCGCCGCCGTGGTCGCCGAATTGCAGCACCGCGGTCGGGCTGGCCTTGATGCCGAGCTTGTGCTCGATCGACACGCAATGCACGTCGTTGCGTTCGCCCAGGCTGC
This genomic interval from Cupriavidus oxalaticus contains the following:
- a CDS encoding acyl-CoA dehydrogenase, yielding MTYRAPLKDMLFVMNELAGLDAVSRLPGFEEATPETAGAVLDEAAKFNEQVLAPLNRTGDLDPSSWKDGVVTTTPGFRDAFRQFGEGGWQGVLHPQDFGGQGLPKLIATACIEMLNSANLSFALCPLLTDGAIEALLTAGSDEQKANILPRLISGEWTGTMNLTEPQAGSDLAAVRTRAEPQGDGTYKVFGTKIFITYGEHDMAKNIVHLVLARTPDAPEGVKGISLFIVPKYLVNADGSLGERNDVHCVSIEHKLGIKASPTAVLQFGDHGGAIGTLVGEENRGLEYMFIMMNSARFAVGMQGVAVSERAYQQAVAYARERVQSRPVDGSAREAVAIIHHPDVKRMLMTMRALTEGARAVAYVAAAASDTAHQHPDEAVRKQNQAFYEFLVPVVKGWSTELSIDVTSLGVQVHGGMGFIEETGAAQHYRDARILPIYEGTTAIQANDLVGRKTVRDGGAVARAICAQIAETEAALAKHGGAAFTAVQAQLANGRAALEAVVEFVVANAKSDPNAVFAGSVPYLKLCGIVFSGWQLGRAMLAAEAKRAEDPNFHDAKIATAHFFAQHILSQATALRDAVVGGAAPVNALAAEQF